From a region of the Phaseolus vulgaris cultivar G19833 chromosome 6, P. vulgaris v2.0, whole genome shotgun sequence genome:
- the LOC137832658 gene encoding vesicle-associated protein 4-2-like, translated as MAIGEERRESQSESEGKVWNLLKLPFRHSTVSTSNSVSSLARSLLPTRRRLKLDPSSKLYFPYEPGKQVKSAIRIKNTSKSNVAFKFQTNAPKSCFMRPPGGVLTPGESIIAIVFKFVEHPLNNEKPEKTGFKFKIMSMKVKGSIEYVPEMFGELKDQVTVEQILQVVFLDPERNSPALEKLRLQLAEANAAVEARKRAPEDEDPEILREGLVIDEWKERRERYLAKQQGEMVMDSI; from the exons ATGGCAATAGGTGAAGAAAGGCGAGAATCACAATCAGAATCAGAAGGAAAAGTTTGGAATTTGTTGAAGCTTCCCTTTCGCCATTCAACTGTTTCAACCTCCAATTCTGTTTCTTCCCTTGCCAGATCGCTCCTTCCCACACGACGTCGTCTCAAGCTCGATCCTTCCAGCAAGCTCTACTTCCCTT ATGAACCGGGCAAGCAGGTTAAGAGTGCCATCAGGATTAAAAACACCAGCAAATCCAATGTAGCTTTCAAG TTTCAAACAAATGCACCCAAGAGCTGTTTCATGCGCCCTCCAGGGGGTGTACTTACACCTGGCGAGAGTATAATTGCGATTG TGTTCAAGTTTGTAGAGCATCCACTCAATAATGAAAAGCCAGAAAAAACTggattcaaatttaaaatcatgAGCATGAAGGTCAAAGGATCAATTGAATATGTCCCTGAAATG TTTGGTGAGCTGAAGGATCAAGTAACAGTGGaacagattttgcaggttgtttttctggacCCAGAGCGTAATAGTCCT GCTTTGGAAAAACTGAGGCTTCAGCTAGCTGAGGCTAATGCTGCAGTTGAGGCACGTAAGAGAGCCCCAGAAGATGAAGATCCTGAGATTTTGAGAGAAGGGCTCGTCATAGATGAATGG AAAGAGAGGAGGGAAAGATATCTGGCAAAGCAGCAGGGTGAAATGGTAATGGACTCTATATAG
- the LOC137832660 gene encoding putative 3'(2'),5'-bisphosphate nucleotidase, mitochondrial, whose amino-acid sequence MAMNILRSQISAVPLFDGAATRRRRSATFRFNVRASLPLPHQNAKYHKELEAAVDVVQKACNFALHVQSSLFSTEGKVIEKNDQTPVTIADFGVQALISLELNKLFPSIPLVAEEDSAFLRSRNLVGTVFDAITATDSSTCKPLTQDDVLEAIDRGSKDAFVFGPKPATYWLLDPIDGTRGFLMAGKAFYVVGLALVVEGEIVIGVMGCPTWKEDLSEKSSAENGEGWDSLHGSGTVMIAQKGCGTWMKSLNSQLKSPDVWTRCFVDGSDKIHKARFCISDSEKWEALPLFPLFNATSNADDVGSNQILLLRACCGSLSKYLMVASGRASIFILRAKQKPIIMAWDHAAGLICVHEAGGKVTDWNGSEIDLAADVDGRRIIYPSDGILATNGLIHNQVLQIIYQTARV is encoded by the exons ATGGCGATGAATATCCTGCGTTCACAAATCTCCGCCGTCCCACTTTTTGACGGTGCCGCCACTCGCCGTCGTCGCTCTGCCACATTCCGCTTCAACGTAAG GGCATCCCTTCCTCTTCCGCACCAAAACGCTAAGTACCACAAAGAGCTTGAAGCTGCTGTTGACGTAGTCCAGAAGGCCTGCAATTTCGCTCTCCAT GTGCAATCATCTTTGTTCTCAACTGAAGGGAAGGTTATTGAGAAAAATGACCAGACTCCCGTGACTATTGCAGACTTTGGAGTTCAGGCTCTTATAAGTTTGG AGTTAAATAAGCTGTTCCCTTCTATACCTCTGGTGGCTGAGGAGGACTCTGCTTTCTTGCGATCAAGaaacttagtaggtactgtgtTTGATGCAATAACTGCTACAGATAGCTCCACATGTAAACCATTGACACAAGATGATGTACTAGAAGCAATTGATAGAGGAAGCAAGGATGCTTTTGTATTTGGACCAAAGCCGGCCACATATTGG CTGCTTGACCCAATTGATGGCACACGTGGTTTTCTAATGGCTGGCAAAGCCTTTTATGTG GTTGGTTTGGCTCTGGTTGTTGAAGGAGAGATTGTAATTGGTGTTATGGGCTGTCCTACCTGGAAGGAAGATTTATCTGAGAAATCCTCTGCGGAGAATGGGGAGGGGTGGGATTCTCTTCATGGATCAGGAACTGTAATGATTGCCCAGAAAGGCTGTGGAACATGGATGAAAAGTTTGAATAGCCAACTGAAATCACCTGATGTGTGGACCAGATGTTTTGTTGATGGGTCTGACAAAATACATAAAGCACGATTTTGTATTTCAGATAGTGAAAAATGGGAAGCACTGCCACTGTTTCCTTTATTTAATGCAACAAGCAATGCTGATGACGTAGGCAGCAACCAAATTCTTCTTTTGCGGGCATGTTGTGGAAG TTTATCCAAGTATTTGATGGTGGCCTCAGGAAGAGCATCTATCTTCATTCTTCGAGCAAAACAGAAGCCCATTATAATG GCCTGGGACCATGCTGCTGGCCTTATATGCGTTCATGAAGCAGGGGGGAAG GTTACAGACTGGAACGGCAGTGAAATAGATCTGGCGGCGGATGTTGATGGCCGGCGGATTATATATCCCTCTGACGGTATCCTTGCTACCAACGGCCTTATACATAACCAGGTTTTGCAGATTATCTATCAGACTGCAAGAGTTTGA